From the Anaeromyxobacter dehalogenans 2CP-1 genome, the window ACAGGCGGGCGCGCCCGCGGCCCGCGACCGCGCGGTCTCCGAGGTGATGACGCGCGAGCCCGTGGCGGTCCGCCCCGGGACCGGGCTGGCCCACGCCGCGCGCCTCATGCTCGAGCGGAAGTTCGGCTGCCTGCCGGTGTGCGAGGACGACGGGCTGCTGGTCGGCATCGTCACCGAGGCCGACTTCGTGCGCTTCGCCGCGGACGTGGTCCGGGACCTCGATCTGGTCTCGGAGGCGGTCAAGGCGCGGGAGCGGGCCGGCCAGGCCTAGATCGCCCCTCATGTCCGGCCGCCCGCCGGCTCGCCCGGGGCAACGCGCGTTGACCGGCCGCCCGGGCCCCCCTTACATAGGGGTCGAATGCCCGAGACCGTGCTCGAGGAGCTGAAGCGCTACGTCCGCTTCGATGCCGGGGACGAGCGGGCGCTCCGCGCCCTCCACGGCGCGGCCGCGCCGCAGCTCGACCGGATCGCCCAGGTCTTCTACGACCGCATCCTCTCGCACGAGGGGGCGCGCACCGCGCTGGTGGGGGGCGAGAGCCGGGTGGGTCACCTCAAGGTGACCCTGATCGGCTGGATGGACACGCTGCTCAGCGGTCCGTGGGACGAGGGGTACTGGGAGCACCGGACCCGGATCGGCCGCGTCCACGTCCGCATCGGCCTGCCGCAGCACTACATGTTCGGCGCGATGAACGTGATCCGCACCGAGCTGATGCGCGTCTCCTGGGAGCGCTTCAACGCGGACCCGCCCGAGCTGGAGCGGGTGCGCAACGCGCTCGCGAAGATCCTCGATCTCGAGCTCGCCATCATGCTGCACACCTACCGCGACGACCTGCTCGCGCAGCAGGCGCGGGTGGAGCGGCTCTCGACGTTCGGCCAGCTCGTCGGCTCCATCGGCCACGACCTGCGCAACCCGCTCGGCGTCATCGAGACCTCGCTCTACATCCTGCGCGGGCGGGTGGGCGACGACGAGCGCGCCCGCAAGCACGTGGACCGCATCGGCGAGCAGCTCGGCGTCGCGAACGGGATCATCACGAACCTGCTCGACATGATCCGCAACCGGCCGCTGGCGCGCGAGCCGGTGGACGTCGGCCAGGTGGTCGCCGCCGCCGCGGCCGCGGTGAAGCACGCGCCGGGCGTGTCGGTCGCGGTGGAGGGCTTCGAGGGGCTGCCGCCGGTGGACGGCGACCCGGGCCAGCTCCGCCAGGTGTTCGTGAACCTGCTCGAGAACGCGGCGTTCGCGGCGGCGCCGCAGGGCGCGGTGACGGTCCGCGCGCGCCGCGACGACGGCGCGCTCGAGGTGGCGGTCGAGGACACCGGCCCCGGCGTGGACCCCGCCACGCGCCGCCGCCTGTTCGAGCCGCTCATCACCACCAAGGACAAGGGCATCGGCCTGGGCCTGGCGCTCGTGAAGCGCATCGCCGAGCGCCACGGCGGCTCGGTCGAGTACTCGGACCGGCCCGGGGGCGGCGCGCGGTTCACCGTTCGCCTCCCCGCCTGAGCGGAGGATCCCGCATGCGCCGCTACCTCATCGTGGACGACAACCGCGACTTCGCGGAGAACCTGGCCGAGATCCTGCGCGACGCCGGCCACGAGGTCGCGCTCGCCGGCGACGGCGCCGAGGCGCTGGCGCTCGCGCGCGGGACCCGCTTCGACGCCATCCTCACCGACATGCGCATGCCGCTCATGGGCGGCGCCGAGCTCGTCCACGAGCTGCGCCGCGTGGACCCCGGCGCGCCGGCCATGGTCATCACCGCCTACGTGGGCGACAACG encodes:
- a CDS encoding sensor histidine kinase, with translation MPETVLEELKRYVRFDAGDERALRALHGAAAPQLDRIAQVFYDRILSHEGARTALVGGESRVGHLKVTLIGWMDTLLSGPWDEGYWEHRTRIGRVHVRIGLPQHYMFGAMNVIRTELMRVSWERFNADPPELERVRNALAKILDLELAIMLHTYRDDLLAQQARVERLSTFGQLVGSIGHDLRNPLGVIETSLYILRGRVGDDERARKHVDRIGEQLGVANGIITNLLDMIRNRPLAREPVDVGQVVAAAAAAVKHAPGVSVAVEGFEGLPPVDGDPGQLRQVFVNLLENAAFAAAPQGAVTVRARRDDGALEVAVEDTGPGVDPATRRRLFEPLITTKDKGIGLGLALVKRIAERHGGSVEYSDRPGGGARFTVRLPA
- a CDS encoding CBS domain-containing protein; amino-acid sequence: MISVADFMTRDLVTVRESDDLALAESLLKLGGIRHLPVVRERKLVGLLTQRDLLRSGQAGAPAARDRAVSEVMTREPVAVRPGTGLAHAARLMLERKFGCLPVCEDDGLLVGIVTEADFVRFAADVVRDLDLVSEAVKARERAGQA